TCAAGAAAGTGGTGACGCCCGCCGCGCGACGGGACGCGGTGCGTCGCGCTCGCCGGCTCGGCATGAGCGAGCGACGCGCGTGCGGGCTGATCGGGATCCATCGTTCGACGTGCCGCCGGAAGCCGAGGCGCGGCGACGCCCCGGGACTTCGCGAGGCGCTGCTGCGGCTGGCGCAGGAGCGGCCGCGCTTCGGCTACCGCCGGCTGCACGTGCTGCTGCGGCGCGAGCTGCCGGGAATCAACCACAAGCGGGTGTACAGGATCTACCGCCGGGAGGGCTTGGCCGTGCGGCGCAAGCAGCGCAAACGCCTCGCCCGCGAGCCGCGCGTGCCGATGCCGCCGGCGACCAGGCCGAACGAGTGCTGGTCGATGGACTTCACGCACGACGCCCTGGAGTCGGGCCGTGCGTTCCGGACGCTCAACGTCGTCGACGTGGTCACGCGGATGTGCCTCGCGACCGAGGTCGACGCGTCGCTGCCGGCGGCGCTCGTGCTGCGCGTGCTCGACCGTCTGGCCGCGGCGCACGGCCGTCCGGGAACGCCGACCGACAACCCCTTCGTCGAGAGCCTCGACGACAAGTTCCGCGACGAGCGCCTGAACCAGCAGTGGCTCGCCGGTCTCGCCGACGCGCGCTTCGCCATCGAGAACTGGAGGATCGACTACAATCTCAACCGGCCGCACAGCTCGCTCGGGAACCTGACCCCCTGCGAGTTCGCGGCGCAGGCTTCAGCGGGCCTCCGGGCGGCGCCGCCGCCCTCCGGCCCGCTGAAGCTCGAAGAACCCGCGATACATTGACTCTCGCGATCGTTGGAGGAGCCACAGCGGGCAAGCCACGTCCGAAATCGCTTGTGCCGCATGGCACAGCAAAATGTGGCCACAGCTCTTCTCACGACCAGCGAACGGCGCCGCCATTATTGCCTTCAACTCCGCTGGTCGCCGGAGAATAGTCCACTCCGTTTCCAGAGTTGTTTGCGCTTGTGCTGCTACCGAGGATGACGCCTTGCCACGCGGCGTAGTAGCCAACGCCGTTGCTCTTGGCCGTTGCGCCGTTGGCGTAGATGGCACTGTTGTTCGACGCATTGAAGCCAGAATCGCTGCTGAAGAAGGCCCCGGCGCTAGCAGCATGCACGGCAGACCCAACGTCGCCAAGAAAGCCGATCACATTGCTGGCGGCAACCGCACTCGGCGCAGAGATGCTCCCATCGACCGTTGCTTGGTATCCGTACGTGTTATTGGCAGAGTAAGACATCGCTGCGCTCATGCGTCCAGCTGAAACGCCAAATCCCGTCGCGCAACGTATTGCACTGCAGTGCGCCCCAGCGACGATGTTCCCGCCGTTGTATGCGTAGAAACCGAAGTCGTGAACATTGAAGACCGTGCACTTCTCGACTCCAAGGGATCCGCTCGCCTCAATGCCGCTGCACGGCGACGCTGCCGATCCGACGATCAGAAACCCGCGAAGAGTCGGCGGCGTAGCGCAGGCACTCAGCACGCCCTGCGCAAAGCCCGTGAAGTCGATAATCCGATTGGGGCAAAACACCACGCTTGTCCCAAGGCGAACCGCTTCCGCGACGCCGGCAGGATTGACATACGTCACCGCCTTGTTTGCTATATCGACCGACACGACGGGGAAACGTCCCACATTTCCGGCGTTGCTTGCACCTGCAATGATAACGCTGTCCGTCGAGTCGAAGTCACTTGGCGGTGCAGCCGTCATGCTGATCGTGCAGTTGTTGCCGCTCTTCGTAATGGAACCCGTCGCCGCAAGACACTGCCCGGCCCCGTCTCGAGCATCGCCTTGGATGGTGACCAGATTCGCGTACGGCTGCGATGCAAGGACCAGCGTTTCGGTGTATGTCCCTGGATTCACGTTGATAGTCACGGCGGATGAGAGGACGGCACCGGAAAGAGCATTCCATGCGTCCATAACGGACGTGAAGTCTGCCCCAGAGGAACCGACTGTTATGCTCTCCGGGGTCGTGACGCCAACTAAGAACGTCTTGAAGCTGCCATTCGAGTACCGAGCGCGCGCAAACAGCCGGCCTGTCGCTTCGTCAGCATACAGAGCCACGCTGCCCAAAAGGAGATCATCGTCGGAGACCGCGGAGGCTGGCAACGCCAAAACGCTTGCAGGCACGGCGCTCGTCCCCCTGAGAACCATCATCTGCTTCCCGTTGGAACTCAGAATCAGGTCGTTGTCCGAACTGACCATCCCTGCCATAGACCTCTCCCTCCGCGCCTAGACCTCGGCGACAAGCTCGATTGCTTCAAAATGCAGCCACGCGTAGTCGGATTCCTCGCCCATCAATTCGGCGCGAAACTCAACAAACTGCGGCGACGACGCGCGCAGGCGGCAGCTATAAGCGAACCGCTCAGAAGCGGCCACGATGCGGTCGAGTACGACTGTCTCAAGTCCGCCGTCAGCCTCTACCACGCGAACGACAACTCTAATGGGAGGACTCGCTGGATGCTCGTTTCTGACGGCGAACGAAAGTGTGTCGATGGCGCGGAACGGATCAGAACTCCGAGCCACCACCGGTCCCCGGCTCCTCGGGTTTGGGGCAATGAAGAGATGTTGCCTCTCCTGCCATGCGTGCTTGGCGGATGCAGCGTTCAAGAAATCGAACTGCGGTTGCGGGTGCCCCTGAGACGGCTTCTCCAGATCGACGTACAGCATGTCCGTCTCGAGGTCCGCTTTGGGGTAGAGCCCAAGTTGTTCCTCGAAACGTCGAAAGAAGGCCTCGTCAAGAGGCCGAGTAAGTCTGTGGTGGTTCGTAATGGCCAAGCCCAGATCGGCGAACAAGGCCAGATACTGCTCAGGCGTCCATCCGTTAACCCACTCCGGGCATCTCGGCTCTCTGCCCTGCGAGATGAAGTACCGTCTAAAGGTATCCGCCGTGAACAGAAGGTGCGGCCACGGGAAAAAGACATAGCGGTAGAGATGTGACCCTATCGCGCTCCGTTGGAAACCCATGTTCACGTGCATCGCGCCGCCTGGAACAAGAAGATGCTCCGCGACACTCAGCATTGCGCGTGGATCACGAACGTGCTCCAGAACTCCGTTGCTGAAGATGAAGTCGAATCGCCCGAGACTCGATGTATCCTGTGTCGAGATGTCCAGGACCTGCGTGTGAAGGTTCCCAATGTCGCACAGTGAATCCCAGCAATGTTGAAGTGCAGGCGAGATATCGACAGCCACGACCTCGCAACCACAGTCTGAGGCGAGTCGGGCAGCTATTGACGCCTCCGCGCACCCAATTTCGAGAACGCGCTTATTGCGGAGCCCGAACTGAGAATCAAGCTGCGCCGCTTCGCGTCGAGCTCTCTCTGCGACTTCTTGCGTTGAGTAAGACCTTAGCTCTGGCACCAGCGGCTTTCGCTGATACTCGTCATTCAACGAAGCAAACAGTGCAAGATCATGTAGCATTCTGCGATGATAGCACTGGCTGCCGTTGTGCAACGGCAGATATGGGATCCGCTGCGTGACACCTGCCTGCATCCGTCGTTGGGAGTTCACGCAGAAGGGAGTTGCCCGCGGCGACATTCGGCGCGCCATAAGAGGACGAGGAAGAGAAGCCCCAAACGACAAGTCAGCGGTACGTCTCGGCACGACGTGGCACCTAGCCCAGAGTGGCTTCGCTTTTCCTTGGCGTTTCCTGGCTGGCGCAACGCTCTTCGGCACGACCCACCGCCAAGGGCGCCGATCATGGCGGTCCGCTGGCGCGTCGGCACAGACCACCTGAAGACCTGTTCGATCGTCTACTACGCTCCGGACGGAACCCGCGTCGTGGAGCGGGTCGGCGTTCTCCGGCCCGACGCGACGAGCCGGGAGCGCGACGCGCTCGAAGGCCGGGCCGCCCTTCTCTCCGCGACGCGCCGCTCGGAGGTGGCGAGCGGAACGTGGACCCCGCCCGCGGCCAAGAAGGCCGCCGGCCTGACGCTCAAAGAGGCGGTGGCCCGCTTTCTCCGCGAGTACCGCTCGCGCAGCGGCTCGAAGCGGTACTACGCCGAGCGCGCCGACGTTTGGCTCGACGGGCTGCCGACCTCGAAGCCCCTTTGCCGAATCACCGCCGCCGACGTGGAGCGGTTCCGGGACGAGCGGGCGGCAAAGGTCAGCGGGACGACTGTCCGAAAGGACTTGATCGCGCTCGGCACGTTCTTCCGTTGGGCTAGGTCGCGGGGGCTCGTGGACGCGAACCCCGCGGACCGCGACCTCGTGCGGCGCCCGAAGGCCGAGCCGCATCGGTTGGAGCGTCTGGCGCCCGACCAAGAGACGGCCCTGTTGAAAGCCTGCCCGCCGTGGCTCGCGCGGATCGTCCGATGGTGCCTCTACTCCGGCATGGACCGCAGCGAGGCCATCGGTCTGGTCTGGGCCGACGTGGACGAGGCCCACGGGCGAGCCCACTGTCCGCGGGCCAAGACCGGCGAGCCCCGCACGGTCCGCCTGAACGGAACGCTCCGAGACGTTCTCGCCGAGGCGAAGAAGGTCCGGACGATCGCCGGCGAAGGGCGGGTCTTCCTCGGCCGGACCGGCCGCCCCGTGACCGTCAACGGCGCGAACCTCGCCCTGAAGCGCGCCTACGCCGCGGCCGGCGTCCCTTGCGTCGCCCCGTGGAAACGCCTGCGCCACGAGTACGCCTCGCGGCTCGCCGAGCAGGGCGCGGGAACGTTCGAGCTGATGCAGCTACTCGGGCATACCACGCCCACGATGGCGGCCGTTTACGTCAACCTCACGGACGAACACCTGCAAACGCTCGTGGACCGGCTGGACCGCGCTCGCGGGAAAAATCGCACCTCTCGTCGCACCTCGAAATCGCCGCAGGAAACGGCCCGCTGATCGCCTCAACGTAAGTCGCTGAACGGCAATCGGTTAACTGGCGCGCCCGGCGGGACTCGAACCCACGACCCGCTGCTTAGAAGGCAGCTGCTCTATCCGCCTGAGCTACGGGCGCGCGCCGGCGCGAACGTTAACCGCGGGAAGGGGCGCGGCGCAACAGACCGCGGTCGGCGCGCGCGGCGGACGCCGCCGTCGCGCCAGTCCCCGCCGGCGGCCTTGATGCCGCCTTCGGCGCGCGCGGCGGACCCCGTTGCCGCCGATCGGGAACGGCGCGGTAAACTCGCCCCCGGAGGGT
The sequence above is drawn from the bacterium genome and encodes:
- a CDS encoding integrase core domain-containing protein — translated: KKVVTPAARRDAVRRARRLGMSERRACGLIGIHRSTCRRKPRRGDAPGLREALLRLAQERPRFGYRRLHVLLRRELPGINHKRVYRIYRREGLAVRRKQRKRLAREPRVPMPPATRPNECWSMDFTHDALESGRAFRTLNVVDVVTRMCLATEVDASLPAALVLRVLDRLAAAHGRPGTPTDNPFVESLDDKFRDERLNQQWLAGLADARFAIENWRIDYNLNRPHSSLGNLTPCEFAAQASAGLRAAPPPSGPLKLEEPAIH
- a CDS encoding methyltransferase domain-containing protein; translated protein: MLHDLALFASLNDEYQRKPLVPELRSYSTQEVAERARREAAQLDSQFGLRNKRVLEIGCAEASIAARLASDCGCEVVAVDISPALQHCWDSLCDIGNLHTQVLDISTQDTSSLGRFDFIFSNGVLEHVRDPRAMLSVAEHLLVPGGAMHVNMGFQRSAIGSHLYRYVFFPWPHLLFTADTFRRYFISQGREPRCPEWVNGWTPEQYLALFADLGLAITNHHRLTRPLDEAFFRRFEEQLGLYPKADLETDMLYVDLEKPSQGHPQPQFDFLNAASAKHAWQERQHLFIAPNPRSRGPVVARSSDPFRAIDTLSFAVRNEHPASPPIRVVVRVVEADGGLETVVLDRIVAASERFAYSCRLRASSPQFVEFRAELMGEESDYAWLHFEAIELVAEV
- a CDS encoding tyrosine-type recombinase/integrase translates to MAVRWRVGTDHLKTCSIVYYAPDGTRVVERVGVLRPDATSRERDALEGRAALLSATRRSEVASGTWTPPAAKKAAGLTLKEAVARFLREYRSRSGSKRYYAERADVWLDGLPTSKPLCRITAADVERFRDERAAKVSGTTVRKDLIALGTFFRWARSRGLVDANPADRDLVRRPKAEPHRLERLAPDQETALLKACPPWLARIVRWCLYSGMDRSEAIGLVWADVDEAHGRAHCPRAKTGEPRTVRLNGTLRDVLAEAKKVRTIAGEGRVFLGRTGRPVTVNGANLALKRAYAAAGVPCVAPWKRLRHEYASRLAEQGAGTFELMQLLGHTTPTMAAVYVNLTDEHLQTLVDRLDRARGKNRTSRRTSKSPQETAR